From Salvia splendens isolate huo1 chromosome 16, SspV2, whole genome shotgun sequence, a single genomic window includes:
- the LOC121771954 gene encoding hydroxyproline O-galactosyltransferase GALT3-like, producing MKKWTGGVLIVALALILFLSYTLIGKPEPSKKHSAAYDFFNPQPPKEEDPDLNAIAKANGGIEPTRPKPQLGYLQELEDLYSLSKNLSLEDPSAMLVWGRMKLLFPRSDALPETVQGVKEALVMCRDLLVMIEDVKAAKLGNGSIARNCPSFVNASLSENESSLEIPCGLVQDSSVTVIGIPDTRNDSFQIELIGSPIKERLKPPVVLLYDVVLPGENLTIEPVIVQNAWTQESGWGKAERCPDHGPIRPLKVDGLVNCNTQIIRRTADDSPNTTHPTNRKLANVSEESSHVSAAFQFVEGNPFIATFWAGVEGFHTTVNGRHETSFAYRERLEPWLVNKVNVKGSLTTISIIAKGLPASEDVDLVGDVPQLKAATPSEKGLLLLIGVFSSGNNFERRMALRRTWMQYDGVRSGKVAVRFFVGLHTNKEVNLKVWREGEVYGDIQLMPFVDYYSLLTYKTISICILGSEIMSARFIMKMDDDAFVRIDEVLSRLEGRTEKGLVYGRISFDSAPNRDKDNKWFISEEEWPNSTYPPWAHGPGYIVSHDIAEFIVAGHRARDLMLFKLEDVAVGIWIQQYESKGQKIEYVNDDRFNNEGCESDYILAHYQNPRMMLCLWDNLLKNHKPECCE from the exons ATGAAGAAGTGGACCGGTGGTGTGCTCATAGTAGCCCTTGCTCTCATTTTGTTTCTCAGTTACACTTTGATTGGTAAACCTGAGCCCTCCAAGAAACATTCTGCTGCATATGATTTTTTCAATCCACAGCCACCCAAAGAGGAGGATCCAGATCTCAATGCCATTGCCAAAGCCAATGGAGGCATTGAGCCAACTAGGCCTAAACCCCAGTTGGGATATCTTCAAGAATTGGAGGATCTGTATAGCTTAAGTAAAAACTTGAGCCTAGAAGACCCTTCTGCGATGCTTGTGTGGGGCCGAATGAAATTATTGTTTCCGAGATCGGATGCATTGCCTGAAACTGTACAGGGTGTTAAAGAGGCTCTAGTAATGTGTAGGGATTTGCTTGTGATGATTGAGGATGTCAAGGCTGCCAAGCTTGGGAATGGTAGCATTGCGAGAAACTGTCCTAGTTTTGTTAATGCATCGTTGTCGGAGAATGAGTCTTCTCTGGAGATCCCTTGTGGTCTTGTTCAGGACTCTTCTGTTACTGTGATCGGGATACCTGATACTCGCAATGATAGTTTCCAGATTGAATTGATTGGCTCGCCGATTAAGGAGCGACTGAAGCCTCCAGTCGTGCTGCTCTATGATGTCGTGTTACCTGGTGAGAACTTGACTATAGAACCTGTTATTGTTCAGAATGCGTGGACTCAAGAATCTGGGTGGGGGAAGGCGGAGAGATGCCCTGATCATGGTCCAATCCGTCCTCTTAAAG TTGATGGATTAGTAAACTGCAACACACAAATTATTAGGAGAACTGCAGACGACAGTCCAAATACGACTCATCCAACGAACAGAAAATTAGCTAATGTTTCCGAAGAGAGTAGCCATGTAAGTGCTGCCTTCCAGTTTGTTGAAGGTAACCCCTTCATTGCTACATTTTGGGCCGGTGTCGAAGGTTTTCACACGACAGTAAATGGAAGGCATGAAACATCGTTTGCGTATAGAGag AGACTTGAACCTTGGTTGGTTAATAAAGTGAATGTGAAAGGTAGCTTGACTACCATTTCAATCATTGCAAAAGGACTGCCTGCTAGCGAAGATGTGGATTTAGTGGGTGACGTTCCGCAGCTGAAAGCTGCAACGCCTTCTGAAAAGGGGCTTCTACTGCTTATTGGGGTTTTCTCGTCAGGGAATAACTTCGAGAGGCGTATGGCTCTAAGGAGGACTTGGATGCAATATGATGGTGTGCGTTCAGGGAAAGTGGCTGTCCGTTTCTTTGTTGGACTT CACACGAACAAAGAAGTGAACTTGAAGGTGTGGAGAGAAGGTGAAGTGTACGGAGATATCCAGTTGATGCCTTTTGTGGATTACTACAGCCTGCTTACTTACAAAACCATTTCTATTTGCATCCTTGGG AGTGAAATAATGTCTGCTAGATTCATTATGAAAATGGACGATGATGCTTTTGTACGGATTGATGAAGTTTTGTCGAGGCTGGAGGGGAGGACCGAGAAGGGGCTTGTGTACGGGCGCATATCTTTTGATTCAGCTCCGAACAGGGATAAGGACAACAAATGGTTCATAAGCGAAGAGGAGTGGCCGAATTCCACTTATCCTCCTTGGGCTCATGGCCCGGGTTACATAGTATCCCACGACATCGCTGAGTTTATCGTAGCTGGCCACCGGGCCAGGGATCTCATG CTGTTTAAACTGGAAGATGTGGCTGTGGGGATATGGATTCAGCAATACGAAAGTAAAGGGCAAAAAATAGAGTATGTGAACGACGATCGATTCAACAACGAGGGATGTGAATCAGACTACATTCTTGCTCATTACCAGAATCCTAGGATGATGTTGTGTCTTTGGGATAACCTCCTTAAGAATCATAAACCTGAATGCTGCGAATAA
- the LOC121771955 gene encoding dihydrolipoyl dehydrogenase 1, mitochondrial-like produces MAMASLGRRRATTLLCSSPSHKLSSILIRRFSSGSDENDVVVIGGGPGGYVAAIKAAQLGLKTTCIEKRGTLGGTCLNVGCIPSKALLHSSHLYHEAKHSFSHHGIMVGLVEVDVPAMLAQKDNAVGNLTKGIEGLFKKNKVNYVKGYGKFLSPSEISVETLDGGNTTVKGKHIIIATGSDVKGLPGITIDEERIVSSTGALALKEVPKKLVVIGAGYIGLEMGSVWGRLGSEVTVVEFAADIVPSMDGEIRKQFQRSLEKQKMKFMLKTKVVSVDTTGEGVKLSLEAAAGGEQTSLAADVVLVSAGRVPFTAGLDVEKIGVETDKLGRILVNERFATNVGGVYAIGDVIPGPMLAHKAEEDGVACVEYIAGKEGHVDYDLVPGVVYTHPEVASVGKTEEEVKALGVEYRVGKFPMMANSRAKAIDDAEGVVKIVTEKESDRILGVHVMAPGAGELIHEAALGMQYGASSEDIARTCHAHPTMSEAVKEAAMAAYHKPIHI; encoded by the exons ATGGCGATGGCGAGTTTGGGCAGGCGAAGAGCAACCACCTTGTTGTGTTCATCCCCCAGCCACAAATTGTCGTCCATTCTCATCAGGAGATTCTCATCTGGATCTGATGAGAACGACGTCGTGGTTATTGGTGGCGGCCCGGGTGGCTATGTGGCCGCGATCAAGGCCGCGCAGCTGGGCCTCAAGACCACCTGCATCGAGAAACGTGGCACCCTGGGTGGTACCTGCCTTAATGTCGGCTGCATCCCTTCTAAG GCTCTGCTTCATTCTTCCCATCTGTATCATGAAGCAAAGCATTCGTTTTCCCATCACGGTATTATGGTTGGTTTGGTGGAGGTGGATGTACCGGCTATGCTGGCCCAAAAAGATAACGCTGTGGGCAACTTGACCAAAGGCATCGAGGGTCTCTTCAAGAAGAACAAAGTAAACTACGTGAAGGGATATGGCAAGTTTCTATCCCCTTCCGAGATATCTGTCGAGACCCTAGATGGTGGCAACACAACTGTGAAAGGAAAGCATATCATAATAGCCACTGGTTCTGACGTCAAGGGTCTTCCTGGGATCACCATAGACGAAGAGCGGATTGTATCGTCTACTGGCGCTTTAGCACTGAAGGAGGTTCCTAAGAAACTTGTAGTTATAGGTGCTGGCTACATCGGTCTGGAAATGGGTTCTGTTTGGGGTCGGCTGGGGTCAGAGGTCACGGTTGTCGAGTTTGCAGCTGACATCGTTCCAAGCATGGATGGCGAAATCCGGAAGCAATTCCAACGCAGCCTCGAAAAGCAGAAGATGAAATTCATGCTGAAGACTAAGGTCGTTTCTGTGGACACCACGGGAGAAGGTGTGAAGTTAAGTCTCGAGGCAGCAGCAGGGGGTGAGCAGACGAGCCTAGCGGCGGACGTTGTTCTTGTCTCTGCCGGCAGAGTTCCGTTTACTGCAGGGCTGGATGTGGAGAAGATAGGGGTCGAAACAGACAAGCTAGGTCGCATCTTGGTGAACGAGCGTTTTGCCACTAACGTAGGGGGTGTATACGCGATCGGTGACGTGATCCCGGGGCCTATGCTGGCTCACAAGGCAGAAGAAGATGGGGTCGCGTGCGTGGAGTACATTGCTGGCAAAGAAGGGCACGTGGACTATGACTTGGTCCCGGGGGTGGTGTACACGCACCCTGAGGTGGCGTCGGTGGGGAAGACCGAGGAGGAGGTGAAGGCCCTCGGGGTGGAGTATCGGGTGGGGAAGTTTCCGATGATGGCGAACAGCAGGGCAAAGGCGATCGATGATGCGGAGGGGGTGGTGAAGATCGTTACGGAGAAGGAGAGCGACCGGATCTTGGGGGTCCACGTAATGGCACCGGGTGCGGGCGAGTTGATACATGAGGCGGCTCTGGGGATGCAGTATGGAGCATCGAGTGAGGATATTGCGCGAACGTGCCACGCTCACCCGACCATGAGTGAGGCTGTGAAGGAGGCTGCCATGGCTGCGTATCACAAACCCATTCATATTTAA